The following nucleotide sequence is from Pseudarthrobacter psychrotolerans.
CGGCGGCGGCCGCGACAAAAGCTGCCTTCGCCGAGACGAGGTAGTCATCCAGGTCTTGGGCGGAGGGCCGGAAGACGGCACTGACGCCGTATTCGGCGAGCGTGGCCGAAACATCCTGATGCAGATCGCCGTTCAGGGCAACAGCGGTCTCTCCGAGGGAGCGTCCCAGGGTGAGCAGTTCGAGGGTGCTCTTCTTCAGGGCATCGCCGGGGTTGTCAATGAATACAAGTACGTTTGCCATGTCTGTGATCCCTCTTAGAGCAGCTTCTGGGCGGCCAGGAAGTCGACGAGCTTGATGCCGGCGTCGCCTTCGTCGGTGATGATGGTTCCGGCGGTGCGCGGCGGGCGTTCCTCGGCCGCGGTCACCGTGGTCCAGGATCCGGCGTGGCCCACGTGCGCGGGGTCAACTCCGATGTCGGCCAGCGACAGGGTGGTGATGCTCTTGCGCTTGGCCGCGATGATGCCCTTGAAGTTGGGGTAGCGCGGTTCGTTGATCTGGTCCGTCACGGATACAACCGCGGGCAGCGAAGCTTCGACGGTCTCCGAGTAGGTGTCGGCGTCGCGGCGCGCGGTGAGGCGGCCGCCGTCGACCGTCAAGGAGGACGCAAAGGTCACCTGTGGCAGGCCGAGGCGCTCGGCGAGCTGAGCGGGGACCAAGGACGTTTCGCCGTCGGTGGATGCCATTCCGGTGAGGACAAGGTCCACCGGAGCACCGGTGCCGAGGTGCCGGATGGCGGCCGCGAGCGCGAGGGAGGTGGCCGCGGCGTCTGAGCCGGCCAGCGCGCTGTCCGTGAGGTGCACGCCTTCGGTGGCGCCCATCTGGAGTGACTTCTTCACTGCGTTCACCGCACCGGACGCGCCCATGCTCAGCGCAATGACCTGGTTGCCTGCTTTGGCGCCACCGCGGGCCTCCGCCAGCTGCAGGGCGGCCTCCAGCGCGTATTCGTCCAGCTCGGAAAGGATGCTTTCGTCACGGTCCGTGGTGTAGCCCTCGCCGGTGAGGTGTCGGTCGAACTGTGCGTCCGGTACATGCTTGACCAGGACGATGATCTTCAATGTCTCTTCCACTGTATTTACAGCAGCCTTCCATGCTTGTGGACAGCCAGCCGGATGGGGTCATGGCCTCGGAACGCCCGGGGTACGGGTAGATCCTAGCTAACCATATAGCCGTCCCCCGTTGCCGTCCCGTTAACGCCTGTGTCACGGCCCCTGCGCTGGCGCCCCGGGGAACACGAACGACAACGGCGGTGATCACCTTTGGTGAGCCCCGCCGTCGTCCGTGTTTATGGTGTGCCGTGCGTTCTGCTGCTCAGTCCCTACTGGTCAGCTGCGGTGCCAAGCGTGACGTCGAACGTCTGTTCCTGGCCGTTGCGCAGGACCGTGAGCTTGACCTTGGAGCCGCCGGCCTGCTCGCGGACGGCCGCGGTCAGCTGGTTGGGCTCGCTGACGGCAAGGTCGTTGAATTTGGTGATCACATCGCCTACCCTGATGCCGGCCTTGGCGGCTGCTGAATTTGCTTCGACCGTTGCCACGTCAGCGCCGACGGAGAATCCTGACGCCGTTCCGCTGGAAGACTTGTCCTTGACGCTCACACCCAGCTGGCCGTGGGAGGCCTTCCCCGTGTTGATGATCTCCTGCGCCACCCGCTTGGCGTTGTTGATAGGGATGCTGAAGCCCACACCGATGTTGCCGCTCGACGCGGAACCGGAGCCGGCGGAGGCGATGGCCACGTTGACGCCGATGATTTCGCCCTTGCTGTTGACCAGTGCACCGCCTGAGTTGCCGGGGTTAATGGCCGCATCCGTCTGGATCACATTGATGGAAATGGAACCCTGGTTCGCGGTGCTTTGGCCCTGGCCGCCGTTGGGCGGGGCGAACTGGAAGCCCTGATCGCCGCCCTGTGAACTGTCGCCTTCCTTCGGCGCAGCCGACGACGCAACGCTGATGGTCCGGTTCAGCGTTGAGACGATGCCGTCCGTGACGGTGCCGGTCAGGCCAAGCGGGGAGCCAATGGCGATGGCGGTGTCACCCACATTGAGCTTGCCGGAATCGCCGAGGGTCGCAGGAGTCAGCCCCGATGCGTCGTCCACCTTGATAACCGCCAGATCAGAAAGAGGGTCGGTGCCCACCAGAGTGGCCTTGAGGACCTTGCCCGTGCTGGTGCGGACCTCCAGGGCTGCATTGGCGCTCTGACCATCCAGGGTCACCACGTGGGTGTTGGTGAGGATGTGCCCGGCGTCGTCCAGGACGATGCCTGAGCCCGTGCCGCCGGAGCTGCCACTCGTGGCGCTGATGGTGACGACGCTCGGGGACGCCTTCAGCGCTGCCGCCGTGATGGCGTTGACGTCGTCCTTGTTGTTGACGATGACGGTGTCAGGCTGGCTGCTGCTGCTCGCCGCTGCAGGGGAGCCGCTGTTGAAGAGGTTGCCGGAACCGACTGTCGCGACGCCGCCACCCACGAGGCCGGCGGCAAGGATGCTGGCCACCAGGGTGCCGACGCCGAACGTGGCTTTCCGGCGGGGCGCGTCGGCCGGGTTCGGGGCTGCGTTGTACTGGCCGGGATTGTACTGGCCGGGATGGTACTGGCCCGGGTTGTACTGGCCGGGGTTGTTCGGGCCGGCAGGGCCGTTCTGGCCGGCAGGGCCGCCGGGCGCCGCCGAATGCGCTCCGTGCTGGGCGTACTGGTGTCCTGGCGCCTGCTGGCCCGGTGTCTGCTGGCCCGCCGACTGCTGGCCGTAGGAGGGCTCGCGGGGAGGATACACCGGGCGGGGCGCACCCGGCAGCGGCTGGGTGTGGTTCTCTGGTGCCCCGGAACGGTCCAGCTGCTCCGTCGGATTGGCCTGACCGACAGCGTCACTGCGGGCCTCCGCAGGGTTCTGGTCCGCGTTCCGGTTCTCATCCGGATTGCGGTTCTCCGGCGCTGCACCCTGGGTTGGGTTCTCAGTCATTGGACTTCCTTTCATCCTCGTCTGCATTAACTATGTACCGTCTGGCTGGAACTGGGGCGAACGTTGGCTGGGAGGTTGCTGAGAGACAGAATTCCGCTGCCGACAGGCCCTTCCGGGGTTTTCGCTGGTGGCATATTCGCCTCTGTGGACGCACCAAGGGGTGCACCATAGAATCAAAAGGAAATGCCACAGCGACCTGCGGCTTTACACCTCGCGTGGGGGCGCTGCTGCATTCTGAGACGCTCATTCGTCCCGAATCGGTGTCAGTCGTGCTGAAGGGTTGCACATGCGGTCAAAGTTCAAACATATCCTCGCCGTGATCGGCCTGACCGGGCTGCTCGCGGTTCCTGCCGGCGCGGCCTGGGCTGAAGACCCGGTGACCATCCCGCCGGGTACGAACATTGTTGATAGTGCACAGGTTCTGGGAAGCCGCACGGGCGAGGTGCAGGAAGCCATCCAAAAGCTGCTGAAGGACCACAAGTACAACCTCTATGTGGTCACCGTGGACACGTTCACCAACCCAACCGTTCCAGCTGACTGGGCCGCGGCCGTTGCGACGAACAAGGGCATGGGTAGGTCCGACGCCGTCCTGGCGATAGCCAAGGAGGACGGCAAATTCAGCTTTGTCCTGAACTCTGCCAGCCCCATCAAGTCCAAACAGGGAGCTATAAGCCAGAACGCCGTCACAGCCAACCTGGCTGGCGGCAAGAAGGACTTCGCCCAGGCAGCCATTGACACCGCTGGAGCCATCGGGGATGCGGCAGGCGGCGGCAGCGGCAACGTCCCCTCCGGTGACGGGGCCGGCGCTGGTGTCCTCGTCGGCGTGGGCATTGTTGCTGCCGGTGGGGCTGGCGCCTACCTCTACTTCCGTAACAAACGGAAGAAGGCGGCCCAGACGTCCAGCGCCAGCTATGGCCCCCAGGGCGCCGAGCTCGATCCGCTGGCTTCGCTCAGCATCGAGGAACTCCGTCGCAAGAGCGGCTCGCTGATCATCGAGGCCGACGACGCCATCAAGTCCAGCGAACAGGAACTCGGGTTCGCGGAGGCCCAGTACGGCGATGCCGCGGTGGGCAACTTCACCAAGGCCCTGGCCGAGGCCAAGGCCCACATGTCCGAATCCTTCAAGCTCCAGCAGCAACTCGACGACCACATCCCGGACACGGAAGAACAGCAGCGCAGCTGGCTCGGCGAAATCATCCGCCGTTCAGAGGCAGCGCTCGGCTCGCTCCAGGAGCAGAAGGCCGACTTCGACTCGCTCCGCGAGCTCGAGAAGAACGCCCCGCAGGCACTGGCAGCCATCAGCGCCGGAGCCCACGAAGCGGACGCCAAGATCGCCAGCGCCGAACAGTCACTGACGGCTTTGCGCGCCAAGTACGCGGACAGCGCACTGGTCCAGGTCGCTGACAACATCACCCAGGCCAAGGAACGCCTGGCCTTTGTGCAGAATGCCACGGCCACTGCCCAGGAGAAACTCACAGCAGGCGAAGGCAGCCTCGCCGCGGTCGCCGTGCGGGCATCTGAAGAGAGCCTGCACCAGACCAACGTTCTGCTGGACGCCATCGCCAAGGTGTCCACCAGCCTGGACGAAGCACGCAACGGCCTGGAGGCTGCCGTCGTCGAAACTTCCCAGGACCTCGCACAGGCGAAAGCCATGATCCAGTCCGGCGAACACCCCGAACTGGCCGGCCCGGTAGCCGGAGTTGAGGCCGCTCTGGGCCAGGTCAAGGCCGAAATCCAGGGCGGGAAGATCGATCCCATCGCCACCCTGCAGCGCGTTGAAACAGCGCACCAGGCCCTGGACCAATCCCTCACCGGCATCCGGAACCAGCAGGACCAGGCCCGCCGCGCGCAGGCCTCGCTGCAGCAGACCATCATGGCGGCGCAGGCACAGATCAGCGCCACGTCGGACTACATCACTGCCCGCCGTGGCGGCGTAGGCACCGAGGCCCGCACGCGGCTTGCAGAGTCCCAGCGCAACCTCGACTACGCGCTGTCCATCTCGCGCAACGATCCCGTTACTGCCCTCACTTACGCCCAGCAGGCCCACGCCCTCGCAGCCCAGGCAGCGCAGCTCGCCCAGGCCGACGTCGACAACTTTGGTGGCTACGCCAACCAGGGCTTCGGCGGCGGAGGCATGTTCGGCGGGCGCGGCGGTGGCGGTGGCGGCCTCGGCGGCGCCATCCTTGGCGGCATCCTCATCAACTCCATCCTCAACGGCGGCAGCGGCGGAGGCTGGGGCGGTGGCCACAGCGACGGCGGCGGCTGGGGCGGTGACTCCGGCGGAGGGGACTTCGGTGGAGGAGATTTCGGCGGCGGAGACTCGGGAAGCTTCTGATCCGACAAAGGCTAGGCGCCGGCAGGAACGAACCTGCCGCGAAAAGAAGCGGTACAACAACTGTTCACTGATCTCAGTGGCCACCATTGAGCAGGACGAAAGGTAACACCATGGTTAAGCAGTCCATTTTCGGCCGGATCGCACAGCTGGCAAAGGCCAACATCAACACTTTGCTGGATAACGCTGAGGATCCGCAGAAGATGCTGGACCAGATGGTCCGGGACTACACAAACAACATTGCGGAGGCTGAATCCGCCGTAGCCCAGACCATCGGCAACCTGCGTATGCTCCAGGATGACTACCGCGAGGACATCAAGAACGCCCAGGACTGGGGCAACAAGGCCCTCGCCGCGTCCCGCAAGGCTGACGAATACCGCAGCGCCGGCGACAGCGTTGACGCCGAGAAGTTCGACAACCTCGCGAAGGTAGCCCTGCAGCGCCAGATGTCCGCGGAAAGCGAAGCCAAGGGTGCTGAGCCGAGCATCGCCTCGCAGTCCGAGGTCGTGGACAAGCTCAAGTCAGGCCTGGACCAGATGAAGGGCAAGCTCAACGAGCTGACCAGCAAGCGCAACGAGCTGGTGGCCCGCTCCAAGACCGCGGCGGCACAGTCCCAGGTGCACGATGCCATCAAGAGCATCGACTTCATGGATCCCACCAGCGAAGTTGGCCGTTTCGAAGAGAAAATCCGCCGCGAAGAGGCCAAGGTCCGCGGCCAGCAGGAGCTTGCCGCGTCGAGCCTGGACGCCCAGTTCAATCAGCTTGAGGATCTTGGCGAGCAGGTGGAAATCGAAGCACGCCTGGCAGCCCTGAAGTCCGGCGGCGCGAAGCCGGCCATCGGCGCTTCCGGCGCCCGGTCTGAGTCCACGGTCGACGAAGCCGACTTCGACAAGCTGTAGCCAGCAACGTCCGCCGCTGGGCGGGCCGGCCGGGGCCGGGGTTCATCATGAACCCCGGCCCTTGCCATGCCCGGACCTGTAACCGCCCGTGCAACCGGCCCCGTGCGGCTCCTGTCGCGGATGTGTAGCGTGGATGCCATGGCCTCCCCCGTCGCATCCTCCATCGTCTGGCTCCGTGATGACCTCCGACTGGACGATAACCCCGCGCTGTCCCACGCCGTCGAACTCGGCCTGCCACTCACGGTGGTCTACATCCTCGACGAGGAATCCCCGGAATCCGTCCACTGGGAGGCGCGGCCCGCTGGTGGCTGCACCACTCGCTGACGTCCCTGGCGGCGGCGCTTGCTGAAGCAGGTTCCACACTCACCCTCCGGCGTGGACCTGCCGGCCGCGTGATTAAGGACCTCGTTGCCGAAACCGGCGCTCAGCACGTGCTGTGGAACCGCCGCTACGGCGGTCCCGAGCGGTCCCTGGACGCGGACATCAAGGCCTGGGCGGCAGGGAACAGCGTCGAAGCCGCCAGCTTCCAGGCCAACCTGCTCTTCGAGCCGTGGACCATCACCACCGGCGGCGGCCCCTATAAGGTGTTCACGCCCTACTGGCGGGCCTGCACAGCGTCCGGCGAGCCCCGTGAGCCACTGGATGCCGCGGCCCGCCTGCCCTCCCCTGCCGCAGCCGGGTCGAAGAACCAGGCTGGCAGCGACACACTGGCGGAGTGGTCACTGCTGCCCGTGTCGCCGGACTGGAGCGGCGGACTGGCTGCGACCTGGGAACCCGGGGAGGCCGGAGCACACAGCAGGCTTGACGACTTCCTGGACGGGCCCGCACAGGAGTACGCCACCGGGCGCGATATACCCGGGGTGGAAGGCACCTCCAGGCTGTCCCCCACCTCCGTTTTGGTGAAATCAGCCCGTTCCGCGTCTGGCATGAACTCCGCCGCCACTTCCCCCAGGAGGCGACGCCCGACGTCGGGATCTTCCGCTCGGAGCTGGGATGGCGGGAGTTCTGCTGGCAGCTGCTGTATGCCAACCCCCAGCTGGCTACGCGAAACTATCGGCCGGACTTCGACCGCTTCGAATGGCAGCAACCCACCGCAGCGGAACTGGAAGCGTGGCAGCGGGGCCGGACCGGCTACCCGCTGGTGGACGCGGGGATGCGGCAGCTGTGGCAGACAGGCTGGATGCATAACCGGGTCCGGATGGCCGCGGCGTCGTTCCTCGTCAAGAACCTCCTGGCCGACTGGCGTATCGGTGAGGCCTGGTTCTGGGACACCCTGGTGGATGCAGATGCTGCCAGCAACCCCGCCAACTGGCAGTGGGTGGCAGGCTCAGGCGCCGACGCGTCCCCGTACTTCCGCATCTTCAATCCGGTGACGCAGAGCAAAAAGTTCGACGCCGACGGCCGGTACCTTCGCGAGTTCATTCCGGAACTCACCCGGATGGACGGCAAGGCCATCCATGAACCGTGGAAGCAGCCCGATGTCCAGGGCTACCCGGCGCCCGTGGTTGGACTCCCCGAGTCCAGGGAGCGTGCGCTGGCCACCTACCAGAAGCTTCGGGAGGACCAGCCAGGCCGGGACATTCCCACGGGCCCGGAGATCAACGGCTGACTTTGCCCATCAGGGAAGCGATAGGGCGCAGGAAAAGGGGACGGGCCAGGAACCAGGCTGCCACCATGGCTGCAACCGAGGCCACGAAAACCCAGAATCCAAACCAGCCGGCGTCGTCGCTGCCTCCGTACATGTGGTTCAGGTTCCGCAGCGCACCGGTAGCGAGTACCAGGAAGACATGCACCACGATGAACGCCACGAAATAGATCATGACCGGGAAGTGGATGGCCCGCGCGAGCTCAATGGGGTAGGCCTTGTTGAGGGCGGTGGCCTTCTTGGGCCAAGCGGAGGACGTCCGGATGCCGGAGATGAAGGCCAGGGGTGCGGCGATGAAGACCGTGGCGAAGTACGTCAGCAGCTGAAGCGCGTTGTAGTTGACCCAGCCGTTGTCGGTGGGCCAGTTCAACGAGGCGTACTGAAGCGCTGCGGAGAGAGCATTGGGGACAACGTCCCAGCTGGTGGGCACGATCCGCATCCATTGGCCGGTGGCGAACAGAAGGATGGCGAACACCAGGCCGTTGAGGACCCAGAGCGCGTCCAGCGTCAGGTGAAGCCAAAGCTCCAACGTGATCTTGGTGGGCGCGTTCTTGGTTTTGATCAGGCCTTTGTTGTTGCGGGTCCAGTGGCCGCTGGGCCGGGTGGTGGTCCGCACCTGCCAGCCGGTCCTGATGATGAGCAGCAGGAAGAAGCCGTTCAGGAAGTGCTGCCAGGCCAGCCACGCCGGGAATCCAACGGGCGCGCCCTCAGGCAGTTCCGAATGTCCCGGATAGTCAGCCAGGAACGAGGCCACCGCAGGAAGGCCTGTCATCCACTTGGCCAGCAGCACCACGAGCACCAGCACGACGAGAGCGGCAGGAACACCCCAGTAGAGCCTGGACCGCCTGCCTGTCGAGGAGCCGGGCTTCTTCGTGGGTGTGGACATCGAACAACATTCCTCTCGAGAATGACTGACCAGGTGCCCAAAGGGCTTTGCGATCGAGAATACTAGGAACCAGGTGTAATGAAGCAAAAGAAGACCCCGGCCGGCGTAATGCCGGTCGGGGTCTTCTACATGGTTGCGGGGACAGGATTTGAACCTGTGACCTCTGGGTTATGAGCCCAGCGAGCTACCGAACTGCTCCACCCCGCGTCGCAAGATCAACACTACCGTACTTTTGAGTAGACAATTACCAGTCGGGATTGGCGGTCGCCACGACGCCCGGGTTGCCTGCTTGGGCAGGTCCGATTAAACCAAAAAGTCCGGATTCTGTTTCCAGAATCCGGACTCTTCGCCAGTTGCGGGGACAGGATTTGAACCTGTGACCTCTGGGTTATGAGCCCAGCGAGCTACCGAACTGCTCCACCCCGCGTCGCAAGATCAACTCTACCGTTCGGTGAACGGGAGGCCAAATCCTGGTGGCGTGATGTGCGTCTCGCTGGGTCAAACCCCTTAGTTGCTGGCTGCAGGCGAGGGCGTCACCGTCGGCGTAGCTGCCGGTGACGGTGTGGCCTCGGGCGACGGTGTGGCTTCAGGGGCCGGCGCCGGAATCTTGCCCTCCGAGTCAATTGCCTTCTGCAGGGCCGCAGCCAGTTTCTTCTGTGCTTCCCCGTAAGCTGCAAAGTCGCCGGCCGCCAGGGCTGCCTGCCCGGCCTTGATGGCGGCGTTCGCCTCATCCAGCGCGGCCTTCAGGTCAGCCTGGGCACCTGCGCTCACCGGCGGTGTGGTCCCCGTAGGGGGCGGGGTCTGGCCGTTATTGGCTGAATCGCCGGCAGAGGCGCCCGAATCTCCGTTGAACAGCTGCTTCAACGCTTCATCCAGGGTCGGCGCAAAACCGACCTTGTCACCGAAGGCCACCAGCACACGCTGCAAGGTGGGGTAGGACGTCTCGCCGGTCGACTTCAGGTAGACCGGCTGCACGTACAGGATGCCGCCGCCCACAGGCAGCGTCAGCAGGTTGCCGTTGAGCACTTCGGAGGCACCCTGTCTCAGGAGGTTCAGAGCCTGGGACACCGTGGGATCCGAGTTGAACTTGTTCTGGGCCTGTCCCGGGCCCGGAACCTGCGTTGCGGGGGGAATCTGAAGCAATCGCAACTGCCCATAGGTGTCAGCCTTGACGCCCTTTTGGTTGCCGGCGTCAGAGTCCGCCGCCAGGAAGCCATAGAGGACGTTCCTGGCAGTGCCGTTCACGATCTGCGGAATGAAGGACGACGTCAGCTGGAACGCCGGTTGCTTCTGGTCGGGCATCTGCAGTGACATATAGAACGGAGGCTGCTTGACGTCGGTCTTTACGGTGGGATCGTTCGGCACGCTCCACACTTCGTCGCTCTTGTAGAAGCTCACAGGATCGGTGACGTGATAACGGCCCAGGAGCTCGCGCTGTACCTTGAACAGGTCCTCCGGGTAGCGGACATGGCTCATCACATCGCCGGACATCTCCGAGTACGGCTTCACGGACGTGGGGAACACCTTCTGCCAGGCCTTCAGTACCGGGTCCTGGTCGTCCCACGCATAGAGCGTGACCGAGCCGTCATAGGCATCGACCGTAGCCTTGACGGAGTTCCTGATGTAGTTCACAGAGCTGTTCGGCAGGGCAACTGTCCGGCCTGAGGTGGTCTGGGAGTCAGCGGTGGCAGCGGAGAGCTGCTCCTGCTGCGAGTACGGGTAGTACTGGCTGGTGGTGTAACCGTCCACGATCCACTTGACGCGGCCGTCGACAACGGCCGGGTAGGCGTTGCCGTCAACGGTGAGGTACGGGGCAACCTTCTCGACCCGGTCACGCGGGCTGCGGTCGTACAGGATCTGGGATTCAGCGTTGACCCCGTCGGAGAGGAGGAGGTCCGAGGACTGGAACTTGATGGAGTACAGGACCTTGTTGAAGAAGCTGCCCACATTGGGGCCGCCGTTGCCGGTGAAGGTGTACTGGGTTTCCGCGTCCCCTTCCTTGCCGGAGGGCCTGTCCTGTTCGCGCTGTGGTGCGCCCGCCGGCGCGCCGACAATGGAGTACTCCGGGGAGTTTTCGCCGAAGTAGATCCGTGGCTCGTAGGTGGAGTCATTGCCCAGGACGCCGGTTGATGGAATTCCCGACTGCAGGAACTCCGGCTTTCCATCGACAGTAAACTTGTTGCCCTTGGCCGCCACGACGCCGTAGCCATGGGTGTAGACGACGTGCTGATTGAGCCAGCCCTGCTGGTTTGTGGCGATATTCGCCGGATTCAGTTCACGGACGGCAATGACCGTGTCCTGGACCTTGCCGTCAACCTGGTACCGGTCAACGTTCAGTGAGGCCGGGAACTGGTAATACGGGCGGTACTGCTCCAACTGGGAGAAGGCATCGGAGATCAGGTTGGGGTCCAGGAGCCGGATGTTGGCTGTCGTCTGGGCGTCCGGGGCCAGCGCACCGGTGCTGGCGGTGTTCGTAGCGTCGTAGCGGTTCACCTGAATCTTGTCCAGGCCATAAGCTGCCCGGGTCATCTCGATGTTGCGCTGGATGAAGTCCTTCTCCAGCGTCTGTTCGGAAGGACGCACCTGGAACTGCTGGATGACCCACGGGTATACGCCGCCGGCGAGGATCGACGTGATGATCAGCATTGCCGTGCCGATGACGGGCAGCCGCCAGCGGCCGATGACCGCCGCAACGATGAAGAGGATGGCCACCAGGCCTGCCGCCACGGCGAGGATCGCCTTGGTGGGGATCACGGCGTTTACGTCCGTGTACAGCGCGCCGGCCCAGCGCCCGCCGTTGCCCTGCAGGGCAGCGTAGCGGTCCAGCCAGAAGTTTGCGCCGAGCAGGATCAGGAAGGCTGCGCCGGTCACGGCGAGGTGGATCTGTGCGGCGCGGCTGGTGAACACGCCGCGTTCCATCAGCCGGATACTGCCGTAGAGGTAGTGGGTGAGGATTCCGGCGATGCCGGCCACCACCACCACGCTGATCAGGAACCCTGTGACGAATCCCAGGAACGGAAGAGTCATGAGGTAGAAGCTGATGTCCAGGCCGAACTCAGGATCGCTCTTGCCGAACGGTTCCTGGTTGAAGAACAGCAGCACTTTCTGCCATTGGCTGGCCGCAGCGCTGCCGGCGAAGAGTCCGAACAGGATGGGCAGGCCCACCATAACGACGCGGCGGACCGGTTCAAGCTGGGCCTGGTAGCGGTTCAGGTTGTCGCGCATCTCGGAGTCCGGCGCGTACACGGGACGTGCGTGGTAGGCAACCCGGATGGCAAAAAAGACGGCCACGAACATAAGTGCGAAGCCGGCGAGGAAGATCCCGATCCGGGAGAGGTTTTCGGTCACAAACACTTCGAAGTAGCCGAGCTGCCGGTACCAGAGGACGTCAGTCCACACGTTGGCGAAGAAGATGAAGCCCACCACCACGATGGCAACAACGATCAGCGTGGGCGTTAGGGCCCCGCGTCGCGAGGGGGTCTTCCGGGCGGGATGGGGCTGGTAGGACGGGACAAACTCGGTACCTCATAGCTGGTCGTCAGGTTTACATGAGAAGCGTGCGTGCGGTTGACGTCCGGCACCGGTCAAGCGTGTGGCAACGTCCGTCATATCTGCCACGAGTGGCGGTAAAGCTTAGTTCCTGCCTCAGTCTAGTTGCTGGTGCAGACCGGCAAAGCGCCGATGTCCTGCCCGGATCCGGCGACTTCGACGGCGTGGCGCGCCTCTGCAATGTTCTCCACTTTGAGCACCTGCAGTCCGTCCGGAATATGGCCGACAACCTCGTCGCAGTTTTCTGCCGGGGCGAGGAATACAGTGGCTCCCCCGGCCCGTGCGCCCAGCATCTTCTGCCGGATGCCGCCGATTGGACCTACGGTGCCGTCCGGTGTGATGGTCCCCGTTCCGGCGACATGTTTGCCGCCGGTCAGGTCCCCCGGCGTGACCGTGTCGATGATGCCCAGCGAAAACATCAGCCCGGCGCTCGGTCCGCCAACCTTGTCCAGGGAAATCTTCACGTCAAAAGGAAACGTGTACAGGTACTTGAGCATGACTCCGAGAATGTAGCGGCCCGCACCGTTGTCCATGGGGGTGATGGTCTGCGTGACGGATTTCCCTGCGCGCTGCACCACCAGGCTTGCCGGCGCTCCCTGGCCGGCGGCTAGTTCTTCCTGCACAACGGCGAGCGAGGTGATGGGCTTGCCGTTGATCGATTCGAAGATGTCGCCGTTCTCAACCTTGCCGGCCGACGGCGAACCGTCGGGGAGTCCCGCGGCCTGGAGTTGCTGGCCGAAGGGAATGTCAAGCTCCTTGAGCGCCGAGGCCACGGCGTTCTCCTGCGACGAGGTCATGGCCACGGAGCTCTGCTCGTCGGCCTCCTCCTTCGTGGTGCCGGTGGGGTACAGCAGTTCCACCGGCTGAACGGACTTGGAACCGTCCAGCCATGCGGTGAAGGCGCCCAGGATGCTCACGGGGCCGTTTGGGCCGCCGTCAACATAAACGGTGGTCAGGTCCAGGTTTCCTTTGGCGGGATAGGTTTCGTGGCCCGTGACGCTGATGACAGCGCTGCCCTGGCTCTGGCCCAGGGTGTTGAAGGTGGGTCCGGGTGATTCCACAACATAAGGCACCGGGACAGTGACGGCCGCGATCCCCAGACCCAGCGCCAGGACGCCGGAAAGCATCATCACGGACACCCGCCGGTCCCCCGGCGGGGAGCTGCGCGGGGCATACTGCCCGGTCGGCGGGATGCCGGCCGTACCCGTTTCGGGTGTTGCGGCACCCGCGATGGCGCCGGCGTCGAACTCTGGAGCGTGGTCCTCATGCGGATGATCGCCGCGGGTTGTAGTCACTGAATCAACACTACGCGGTGCCGCCCCCGGCCAGCTCTTTGCCTACAGCGAACGTGGCGCCTGTCCGGCAGACAGCCGCCCCGGCCCGGGGTACCGTGAAGTTGAACAGTCACACCGACGATCGGCGGGATCATGACCTCCAACCCACTCAATCCGTCCAACGGCGACGATACGCCGAAGGATCCGTTGACAGAGATGCTGCAGAACCTGATGGGCGGCAAGGGCATGGAAAACTTCGATCCTGCCGAACTCGCAAAGGCAGCAGGCCTGCCGAACGACCCCAATCTCCTGGCCCAGATGTTCTCCCAGGTCCAGGCCATGATGAGCGCCCCGTCCGAAGGGCCCGTCAAC
It contains:
- a CDS encoding electron transfer flavoprotein subunit beta/FixA family protein, with protein sequence MKIIVLVKHVPDAQFDRHLTGEGYTTDRDESILSELDEYALEAALQLAEARGGAKAGNQVIALSMGASGAVNAVKKSLQMGATEGVHLTDSALAGSDAAATSLALAAAIRHLGTGAPVDLVLTGMASTDGETSLVPAQLAERLGLPQVTFASSLTVDGGRLTARRDADTYSETVEASLPAVVSVTDQINEPRYPNFKGIIAAKRKSITTLSLADIGVDPAHVGHAGSWTTVTAAEERPPRTAGTIITDEGDAGIKLVDFLAAQKLL
- a CDS encoding trypsin-like peptidase domain-containing protein, with the protein product MTENPTQGAAPENRNPDENRNADQNPAEARSDAVGQANPTEQLDRSGAPENHTQPLPGAPRPVYPPREPSYGQQSAGQQTPGQQAPGHQYAQHGAHSAAPGGPAGQNGPAGPNNPGQYNPGQYHPGQYNPGQYNAAPNPADAPRRKATFGVGTLVASILAAGLVGGGVATVGSGNLFNSGSPAAASSSSQPDTVIVNNKDDVNAITAAALKASPSVVTISATSGSSGGTGSGIVLDDAGHILTNTHVVTLDGQSANAALEVRTSTGKVLKATLVGTDPLSDLAVIKVDDASGLTPATLGDSGKLNVGDTAIAIGSPLGLTGTVTDGIVSTLNRTISVASSAAPKEGDSSQGGDQGFQFAPPNGGQGQSTANQGSISINVIQTDAAINPGNSGGALVNSKGEIIGVNVAIASAGSGSASSGNIGVGFSIPINNAKRVAQEIINTGKASHGQLGVSVKDKSSSGTASGFSVGADVATVEANSAAAKAGIRVGDVITKFNDLAVSEPNQLTAAVREQAGGSKVKLTVLRNGQEQTFDVTLGTAADQ
- a CDS encoding TPM domain-containing protein, whose product is MRSKFKHILAVIGLTGLLAVPAGAAWAEDPVTIPPGTNIVDSAQVLGSRTGEVQEAIQKLLKDHKYNLYVVTVDTFTNPTVPADWAAAVATNKGMGRSDAVLAIAKEDGKFSFVLNSASPIKSKQGAISQNAVTANLAGGKKDFAQAAIDTAGAIGDAAGGGSGNVPSGDGAGAGVLVGVGIVAAGGAGAYLYFRNKRKKAAQTSSASYGPQGAELDPLASLSIEELRRKSGSLIIEADDAIKSSEQELGFAEAQYGDAAVGNFTKALAEAKAHMSESFKLQQQLDDHIPDTEEQQRSWLGEIIRRSEAALGSLQEQKADFDSLRELEKNAPQALAAISAGAHEADAKIASAEQSLTALRAKYADSALVQVADNITQAKERLAFVQNATATAQEKLTAGEGSLAAVAVRASEESLHQTNVLLDAIAKVSTSLDEARNGLEAAVVETSQDLAQAKAMIQSGEHPELAGPVAGVEAALGQVKAEIQGGKIDPIATLQRVETAHQALDQSLTGIRNQQDQARRAQASLQQTIMAAQAQISATSDYITARRGGVGTEARTRLAESQRNLDYALSISRNDPVTALTYAQQAHALAAQAAQLAQADVDNFGGYANQGFGGGGMFGGRGGGGGGLGGAILGGILINSILNGGSGGGWGGGHSDGGGWGGDSGGGDFGGGDFGGGDSGSF
- a CDS encoding PspA/IM30 family protein, with protein sequence MVKQSIFGRIAQLAKANINTLLDNAEDPQKMLDQMVRDYTNNIAEAESAVAQTIGNLRMLQDDYREDIKNAQDWGNKALAASRKADEYRSAGDSVDAEKFDNLAKVALQRQMSAESEAKGAEPSIASQSEVVDKLKSGLDQMKGKLNELTSKRNELVARSKTAAAQSQVHDAIKSIDFMDPTSEVGRFEEKIRREEAKVRGQQELAASSLDAQFNQLEDLGEQVEIEARLAALKSGGAKPAIGASGARSESTVDEADFDKL